From Bacteroidota bacterium, a single genomic window includes:
- a CDS encoding rhodanese-like domain-containing protein — MRRIFLVGILFQVFLSSCGQSPKNINQLSSEKFHELISSDNSILLDVRTKHEFENEHLKNAEQLNYYAVDFRQKMLLLPKNQSIYLYCNTGYRSEKAAEILIKITIQKFIIWSMELWNGIYIIFR; from the coding sequence GTGAGAAGAATTTTTTTAGTAGGAATATTATTTCAGGTATTTCTATCATCATGCGGACAAAGTCCCAAAAATATAAATCAGCTGAGTTCAGAAAAGTTCCATGAATTAATTAGTAGCGATAATTCAATATTGCTCGATGTTAGAACAAAACATGAATTTGAAAACGAGCATCTGAAAAATGCCGAGCAATTGAATTATTATGCAGTGGATTTTAGGCAAAAGATGTTATTACTTCCAAAAAATCAATCCATTTATTTATATTGCAACACTGGATATAGAAGCGAAAAAGCTGCAGAAATACTAATTAAAATTACTATACAAAAGTTTATAATCTGGAGCATGGAATTATGGAATGGAATTTACATAATTTTCCGGTAG
- a CDS encoding thioredoxin family protein: MEWNLHNFPVVRESKAKINEKNKFEPEQFQNLLNSDSLIFIDFYAPWCAPCRKMMPMIDSLQIEYHNRIKIVKINSDASKKLIKKLQIVSVPYMILYHKKNIIFSKNGTIEKKDLQAIFDSQLRKLGSTAQ; the protein is encoded by the coding sequence ATGGAATGGAATTTACATAATTTTCCGGTAGTTAGAGAGTCAAAAGCAAAGATCAATGAAAAGAATAAATTTGAACCAGAGCAATTTCAAAATCTGTTAAATTCTGATTCTCTGATATTTATAGACTTTTATGCGCCATGGTGTGCCCCTTGTCGCAAAATGATGCCTATGATTGATAGCCTTCAGATTGAGTATCACAATCGTATTAAAATTGTAAAGATAAATTCTGATGCAAGCAAAAAACTAATTAAGAAATTACAAATTGTTAGTGTTCCATACATGATATTATATCACAAAAAAAATATAATATTCTCAAAAAATGGGACTATAGAAAAAAAAGATTTACAAGCTATTTTTGATTCTCAATTAAGAAAATTAGGTAGTACAGCTCAGTAA